GCTGGTGTGGGCGCTGCTCGGCGGCATGGCCGCCAGCGCCGTCGTCCTGCTGCTGGCGGCCGGCGGACGCGCGGCCGGCTCCCCGCTGCGCCTGGTCCTGGCCGGCTCCGCGCTCGGCGCCACCTTCCACGGCCTCACCTCCTACGTCCTGCTGGGCACACAGTCCACCTTCGACGTCTACCGCTACTGGACGATCGGCTCGCTCGCCGGGGTGCGCACCGCCGACCTGCTGCCGCTGCTGCCCCTGGCCGCCGCCGGTGTACTGGTCGCCTTCGGCTGCGCCCGGCCGCTGGCCGCGCTCGGCCTCGGCGACGACAGCGCCCGCTCGCTCGGCCACCACCCCGGCCGGATCCGCCTGGTGGTCGCGGCGGCCGTCTCCCTGCTGGCCGGCTGCGCGGTCGCCGTCGCCGGGCCGATCGCCTTCCTCGGCCTGCTCGCCCCCTACGCCGCCCGCGCCCTGGCCGGAGCCCGCATGGCCGCCCAACTCCTGCTGTCGGCACTCGTCGCCGCCGATGTGATGATCGTCGCCGACCTGCTCGCCCGGGTGGTCATCCGCCCCTGGGAGACCCCGGTGAGCGTCCTGCTCGCCTTCGTCGGCGGACCCCTGCTCGTCTGGATCGCCCGCTCCTCCCGCCTCTCCACCGCCGGAGCCGCCTCATGACCGCCTCGCCCGCCCTCCCACCGGACCGCGCGGCGGGGGGCGGTGAGGCGCTGGAGGCTCCGGAGGGCGCGGGGGCCGCCGGGCCCGCGACGGCGGTGCACGGTGGAGTGACGTCCTCCGCCCGGGAGACCGGTCCCGCCCCCGCGGACGGCGACGCGGGCGCGCCCGGCCCGCCCGCCGCCCGCATCGCCCCGCCGGACAGCGTCGTGCTGCGCGCCGGCACGCTCTCCTGGCTCTTCCCGCGCCGCAGCGCCCTCGCCGCCGCGCTGCTCCTGCCGCTTCTCGCCCTGCTCATCGCGCTGGCGGTGATGGCCAGTTCGACCGGGATGAGCCTGCACGACACCGTGTCCGGACTGCTCGGGAACGGCGACCCCGGCACGGTCATGATCGTGCGGGACTTCCGGCTGCCGCGCGTCTTCGTCGGCCTCATGGTCGGCGCCGCCCTCGGCGTCGCCGGCTGCCTCACCCAGACCCTGGCCGGGAACCGGCTCGCCACCCCCGACCTGATCGGCGTCAACGAGGGCGCCACCGCGGCGGTCGTGGCCTCCGCCGCCGGATCCTCCACCGGCATGGTCGGCGACTGGTGGCTCGGCCCGGTCGGCGCCGTCGCCGCCGCCGTCCTCGTCGTGCTGTGCGCGGGCGGCGCGGGCAGTGCCGGCTACCGCCTCCTCGTCGTCGGGATCGGCGTGTCCACCGTGGTCGGCGC
The sequence above is drawn from the Streptomyces sp. SAT1 genome and encodes:
- a CDS encoding FecCD family ABC transporter permease produces the protein MTASPALPPDRAAGGGEALEAPEGAGAAGPATAVHGGVTSSARETGPAPADGDAGAPGPPAARIAPPDSVVLRAGTLSWLFPRRSALAAALLLPLLALLIALAVMASSTGMSLHDTVSGLLGNGDPGTVMIVRDFRLPRVFVGLMVGAALGVAGCLTQTLAGNRLATPDLIGVNEGATAAVVASAAGSSTGMVGDWWLGPVGAVAAAVLVVLCAGGAGSAGYRLLVVGIGVSTVVGAVGDLVMSRENDNTAGGVFLWAVGSLNGRDWHVGTPLLIALLFLLPLALAAGHRLQLLRFDDDTAACLGVDLRRLRAAALALAVALAGLAVGVGGPIAFVALASPILAGRLSGPTRVPVLGSALVGAALITAADALGRVIAPVELPVGVVTSVLGGPFLLWALFRTDSTTGKA
- a CDS encoding FecCD family ABC transporter permease, with product MAAVLLVLLLALCVASLLIGTGSSSPGRAWDYLLGDRTARADPQLRLAVVDVRLPRTLAAVLVGVCLGTAGCLLQAATRNPLAETGLLGVNSGAAFAVVVGLTFFGASSATALLVWALLGGMAASAVVLLLAAGGRAAGSPLRLVLAGSALGATFHGLTSYVLLGTQSTFDVYRYWTIGSLAGVRTADLLPLLPLAAAGVLVAFGCARPLAALGLGDDSARSLGHHPGRIRLVVAAAVSLLAGCAVAVAGPIAFLGLLAPYAARALAGARMAAQLLLSALVAADVMIVADLLARVVIRPWETPVSVLLAFVGGPLLVWIARSSRLSTAGAAS